From a single Cyclobacterium marinum DSM 745 genomic region:
- a CDS encoding murein hydrolase activator EnvC family protein, whose protein sequence is MGSTSFLTAQITADRAKLEKEKIAIQKRLREFDNVLRKTTDEKKVSVRQLRAVNQKLQEREKFIATINKELRLVNTEINKTSAHIKRLSEELELLKEEYAQMIYTSYKLNQGVNLITFIFSSATFKQFYMRLKYLKQYSDARKKQVEQMEKISLELAEKQEALEIQKKDQLKVLTEEQEQKKELDQLREEQQRMVNTLSKKEEEVKKEIAATKKQQAELNQLIKNVIAEEIRLAKAAEKEAEQPKAESPDAKALPTTPKVKKLSASFASNKGNIPWPVDNGFIYKKYGTYPHPTLKGITETNDGIDIQTTNNAPVKSVFPGTVTKITTVPGMGGTIIIKHGEFYTMYSRLKTINVKSGEEVQSNTVIGHVYSDEDGYSELHFQTWKGLQVMNPSIWLSSK, encoded by the coding sequence TTGGGATCAACCTCTTTCTTAACTGCTCAAATCACTGCCGATAGAGCAAAACTTGAGAAAGAGAAAATTGCTATACAAAAAAGGTTAAGGGAATTTGACAATGTATTACGCAAGACAACAGATGAAAAAAAAGTTTCCGTAAGGCAATTACGTGCAGTAAATCAAAAACTTCAGGAAAGAGAAAAATTTATTGCTACTATCAATAAAGAACTGCGCTTGGTCAATACGGAAATTAATAAAACATCCGCTCATATAAAAAGATTGAGTGAGGAGTTGGAACTGCTAAAAGAAGAATATGCTCAAATGATTTATACCTCCTATAAATTAAATCAAGGAGTAAACCTCATTACTTTTATATTCTCTTCTGCCACTTTTAAGCAATTTTATATGCGACTAAAGTACTTAAAACAATACAGTGACGCGAGAAAAAAGCAGGTAGAGCAAATGGAAAAAATCAGCTTGGAATTGGCTGAAAAGCAGGAAGCTTTAGAAATACAGAAAAAGGATCAATTAAAAGTACTTACCGAAGAACAAGAGCAAAAAAAAGAATTAGATCAACTTAGGGAAGAGCAACAAAGAATGGTCAATACTTTAAGCAAAAAAGAGGAGGAGGTTAAAAAAGAAATTGCAGCGACAAAGAAACAGCAAGCTGAGCTCAATCAATTGATTAAAAATGTAATAGCAGAAGAAATTAGGTTGGCCAAAGCAGCCGAAAAGGAAGCTGAACAACCTAAGGCAGAAAGTCCGGATGCAAAAGCCTTACCGACAACTCCTAAGGTTAAAAAACTCTCAGCCTCTTTTGCTAGCAACAAGGGAAATATTCCATGGCCTGTGGACAACGGATTCATTTATAAAAAATATGGCACCTACCCTCACCCCACGCTAAAAGGTATTACTGAGACCAATGATGGCATTGACATTCAAACCACCAATAATGCTCCGGTAAAATCTGTTTTCCCGGGAACAGTTACTAAGATCACCACCGTTCCCGGAATGGGAGGGACAATTATCATTAAACATGGAGAATTTTATACCATGTATAGTCGACTAAAAACCATTAATGTAAAATCAGGTGAGGAAGTGCAATCCAATACTGTAATTGGACACGTATATTCAGATGAGGATGGATATTCAGAACTTCATTTTCAAACATGGAAGGGGCTTCAGGTAATGAACCCAAGCATTTGGCTTTCTAGTAAATAA
- a CDS encoding DUF4837 family protein, whose protein sequence is MSLRFCIIALFSAMAFVGCQNDSTNNSDSNKPKARGTLGEIILVIDSAKYAGPVGDALKEIFESDIEGIIREESMFYMRKVDPRKMTRMLRMASNIIFVTTFDDKRPGSRTVANQFSPESIEKSRADSSLFMLRNKNEFAVGQEVIYLFGENEEELITNVKANKDLLQSIFSNKEKEILSKALFNRINGEGVSKVAEKFEVAVKLPASYQLAKEGEDFLWFRQPTIGVDKPDISLFFYQTTYEDESQVFPENIIKLRNEITKPNIFGDPDVPESFVIIEKQIPPAFKNIRIDGQYSVEMRGSWKTNNLTMGGSFLSYTVVDEAKGKIFYMDGFVYYPNEAHRASIREIETILQATKFELESESTSK, encoded by the coding sequence ATGAGTTTAAGATTTTGCATTATAGCCTTGTTTTCTGCTATGGCTTTTGTCGGATGTCAAAACGATTCGACAAACAATTCTGATAGCAATAAACCTAAAGCCAGGGGTACCCTTGGAGAGATAATTTTGGTAATAGATTCCGCCAAATATGCGGGCCCTGTTGGGGATGCCTTAAAGGAGATTTTTGAATCGGATATTGAAGGTATTATAAGGGAAGAATCCATGTTTTATATGAGAAAGGTGGATCCCAGAAAAATGACTCGCATGTTAAGGATGGCATCAAACATAATATTTGTTACCACCTTTGATGACAAGCGACCCGGAAGTAGAACGGTAGCCAATCAATTTTCTCCTGAATCAATTGAGAAAAGTAGAGCAGATTCCTCATTATTTATGCTGAGAAACAAGAATGAGTTTGCCGTTGGCCAAGAGGTAATTTATTTATTTGGTGAGAATGAAGAAGAGTTGATTACCAATGTGAAAGCCAATAAGGATTTGCTACAAAGTATCTTTTCCAATAAAGAAAAGGAAATTTTGAGCAAAGCACTCTTCAACCGCATAAATGGAGAAGGCGTTTCGAAGGTGGCCGAAAAATTTGAAGTGGCAGTGAAGCTTCCGGCTTCTTACCAATTGGCAAAGGAAGGAGAGGATTTTTTATGGTTTAGGCAGCCTACAATCGGTGTTGACAAACCGGATATTAGCTTATTTTTCTACCAAACGACATATGAGGATGAATCTCAGGTTTTTCCGGAAAACATTATTAAGTTAAGGAATGAAATAACCAAACCTAATATTTTTGGTGATCCTGATGTGCCCGAATCCTTCGTAATCATTGAAAAACAGATTCCACCGGCTTTCAAAAACATTAGAATTGATGGTCAGTATTCCGTAGAAATGCGAGGATCATGGAAAACCAATAATTTAACAATGGGTGGTTCATTTCTATCTTATACGGTAGTAGACGAAGCCAAAGGAAAGATTTTCTATATGGATGGATTTGTATATTACCCTAATGAGGCCCATAGGGCATCAATAAGAGAAATTGAGACCATTCTTCAAGCCACAAAGTTTGAGCTGGAATCTGAATCAACATCAAAATAA
- the gatA gene encoding Asp-tRNA(Asn)/Glu-tRNA(Gln) amidotransferase subunit GatA, translated as MEKFRSFDEIRKSLEKKETDCKAIVKYYLSKIETKAQLNAFVEVYSQSALEQAAAIDEKIAAGKAGKLAGMVIGIKDVLCYNEHESNASSKILEGFESQFTGTAVQRLIDEDAIIIGRLNCDEFGMGSSNENSVHGKVLNAIDETRVPGGSSGGSAVAVQANLCTVSLGTDTGGSVRQPAAFTGVIGIKPTYSRVSRFGLIAYASSFDTIGVFSNNVKDNALVLETMAGPDDYDSTSSRKPVPAYSKLLHFDKPAKIAYLKETVHSEALQPEIKANTLNVLEKLKEEGHKVEEVNFPLLDYVLPTYYILTTAEASSNLSRFDGVKYGYRTPNAHNLESMYKLTRSEGFGEEVKRRIMLGTFVLSASYYDAYFTKAQKVRKLIKDYTEDLLTKYDYIVLPTTPSTAFKFGEHSNDPVAMYLEDLFTVQASVSGVPSISIPNGKDDKGLPIGLQIMTNSFKEAELYAFANYLTAAAFNK; from the coding sequence TTGGAAAAATTTCGTTCATTCGATGAGATAAGGAAATCGCTGGAGAAAAAGGAAACTGATTGTAAGGCGATTGTAAAATATTACTTAAGCAAAATTGAAACGAAGGCGCAACTTAACGCCTTCGTTGAAGTTTATAGCCAATCTGCATTAGAGCAGGCGGCAGCTATTGACGAAAAAATAGCCGCTGGGAAAGCTGGAAAACTTGCGGGTATGGTAATAGGCATTAAGGATGTTTTGTGTTACAATGAACATGAATCAAATGCCTCAAGCAAAATCTTGGAAGGTTTCGAATCTCAGTTTACCGGCACTGCAGTGCAGCGCTTAATAGATGAAGACGCCATCATTATTGGCAGGCTAAACTGTGATGAATTTGGCATGGGCTCCTCCAATGAAAATTCGGTTCATGGTAAAGTCCTCAATGCCATAGATGAAACCAGAGTTCCCGGAGGTTCTTCTGGTGGATCGGCAGTCGCTGTTCAAGCCAATCTTTGTACAGTATCCCTAGGTACGGATACAGGGGGATCTGTGAGACAACCGGCAGCTTTTACCGGAGTCATTGGCATTAAGCCTACTTATTCTAGGGTTTCCAGGTTTGGGCTTATTGCTTATGCATCTTCTTTTGATACCATAGGTGTCTTTTCAAACAATGTAAAAGACAATGCCTTGGTTCTAGAAACCATGGCAGGGCCGGATGATTACGACAGCACTTCTTCTAGAAAACCTGTTCCGGCGTATAGCAAATTATTGCATTTCGATAAACCGGCCAAAATCGCATACTTAAAAGAAACGGTACATTCAGAGGCATTACAACCGGAAATCAAAGCCAATACGCTAAACGTTCTGGAAAAACTGAAGGAAGAAGGCCATAAAGTAGAAGAAGTCAATTTCCCTCTGCTAGACTATGTGCTTCCTACTTATTACATCTTGACAACGGCAGAAGCAAGTTCAAATCTTTCTAGGTTTGATGGTGTTAAATATGGCTATAGAACGCCTAATGCCCATAACTTGGAAAGCATGTACAAACTTACACGTTCAGAAGGGTTTGGTGAAGAAGTAAAACGTAGAATTATGCTTGGGACCTTTGTATTAAGTGCAAGTTATTATGATGCGTATTTTACAAAAGCCCAAAAAGTAAGGAAACTTATCAAGGATTATACGGAAGACTTATTGACAAAATATGACTATATTGTCTTACCGACAACGCCTAGTACTGCCTTTAAATTTGGTGAACATTCCAACGACCCTGTCGCCATGTATTTGGAAGACTTGTTTACAGTACAAGCGTCAGTATCCGGAGTCCCTTCCATTTCCATACCAAACGGAAAGGATGACAAAGGTTTACCTATAGGGCTTCAAATCATGACCAATTCATTTAAAGAAGCTGAATTATATGCTTTTGCCAATTATTTGACAGCAGCAGCATTTAATAAATAA
- a CDS encoding lytic transglycosylase domain-containing protein produces the protein MRIKSFYIIVVILVLTTSFGSVAMAQEKTLTVSNDPSGNETVMPYYDYEHIPDFTYEEVEQRIAEMDTDMPFELNETIFAFINYFTVRNREYTRMVLERQGHFFPMFDTYLSAHNMPKDIKYLSIIESGLNPKARSRVGAMGLWQFMPATGKDFKLYYNSHVDDRLDPERSTEAAVRYLKALNKRYNNWELALAAYNCGPGNVNKAIRRSGGKRTFWEIYRYLPRETRSYIPQFQAIMYVLRYAEEHNLVLEEPSYPMAYEKVDMGNGYSLESFAKHTGLCIEDLEYLNPSLLKGKVPEFGKAISINVPKSGHEFIVANHDAIKDSLKIENQKYLASLPEKRPTEPLHNVTYRVRSGDVLGKIAQRYNVSVSQLKSWNGLYSNTIKIGQVLHIYQDKSSFEKNLASSESISTNTNGGKMYTVQPGDSLWLISKKLEGVTIDQLKKLNNLNNNQIKPGQKLIIG, from the coding sequence ATGAGGATAAAATCTTTCTATATTATAGTAGTGATTTTGGTATTGACCACGTCTTTTGGAAGCGTGGCAATGGCTCAAGAAAAAACATTGACTGTCTCAAACGACCCTTCGGGTAATGAGACAGTCATGCCTTATTATGACTACGAACATATACCGGATTTTACTTATGAAGAGGTAGAACAACGTATTGCTGAAATGGATACGGACATGCCTTTTGAACTCAATGAAACTATTTTTGCATTTATAAATTATTTTACCGTAAGGAATAGAGAATACACCCGAATGGTCCTAGAAAGACAAGGGCATTTTTTCCCAATGTTTGATACGTACCTTTCAGCCCACAATATGCCGAAAGACATCAAGTACTTATCTATCATTGAGTCCGGTCTAAACCCCAAAGCACGTTCCCGAGTTGGGGCCATGGGCCTATGGCAATTTATGCCGGCTACAGGAAAAGATTTCAAGCTATATTACAACAGTCACGTAGATGACCGTTTAGACCCTGAACGTTCAACAGAGGCAGCAGTTCGTTACCTCAAAGCATTGAATAAAAGGTACAACAATTGGGAACTGGCCCTAGCTGCTTATAACTGTGGTCCCGGAAATGTAAATAAAGCCATTAGGAGATCAGGCGGGAAACGGACTTTCTGGGAAATTTACAGATATCTCCCAAGAGAAACCAGAAGTTATATCCCACAATTTCAAGCCATCATGTATGTCTTGAGATATGCTGAAGAACACAACTTGGTACTAGAGGAGCCTTCATACCCTATGGCCTATGAAAAAGTCGATATGGGGAATGGTTATTCCTTAGAAAGCTTTGCCAAACATACCGGACTTTGCATCGAGGACCTAGAATACCTCAACCCCTCATTGTTAAAGGGTAAGGTACCGGAATTTGGAAAAGCCATCAGTATCAATGTCCCGAAATCAGGTCATGAATTTATTGTCGCCAATCATGACGCCATAAAAGACTCATTGAAAATTGAGAACCAAAAATACTTGGCCAGCCTACCGGAAAAAAGACCAACTGAACCCCTGCACAATGTTACTTATAGGGTGAGAAGTGGTGATGTCTTGGGTAAAATCGCCCAAAGATACAATGTTTCTGTCAGTCAACTTAAATCATGGAACGGACTGTATTCCAATACAATAAAAATAGGGCAAGTTTTACATATTTATCAAGACAAGTCAAGCTTTGAGAAAAACTTAGCTAGCTCCGAAAGCATCTCTACCAATACCAACGGGGGAAAAATGTACACCGTTCAGCCGGGTGATTCCCTTTGGTTAATCTCAAAAAAACTGGAAGGTGTAACCATTGATCAGCTCAAGAAATTGAACAACCTGAACAATAATCAAATCAAACCCGGTCAAAAATTGATCATTGGATAA
- a CDS encoding Sec-independent protein translocase subunit TatA/TatB: MNTLAFIQNIGGGSLVVIVLVVILLFGAKRIPELARGLGRGIREFKDATKEIQDDLEEGLKDDNKKANK, from the coding sequence ATGAATACATTGGCTTTTATACAAAATATCGGAGGAGGATCACTAGTGGTCATCGTTCTGGTAGTTATCCTTCTTTTTGGGGCAAAAAGAATTCCTGAACTAGCGAGGGGACTCGGTAGAGGTATCAGAGAATTTAAAGATGCTACCAAAGAAATTCAGGATGATTTGGAAGAAGGACTGAAAGACGACAACAAAAAAGCAAACAAATAA
- a CDS encoding tetratricopeptide repeat protein, which produces MNKLNLNFLVWFFTFTIFLGVPIGEAYAQKKLSRKERKAKEKEMMASRLFIEGQKNLMLDDYEKAYFYFLKALEFKEEESAIHFKLSQMMVRAKQYEKALSYGQRALELDPDNKYYHLQIAEIYNSQNKTKEAAGVLENLMAKEGNYRQYILDLASLYLKLQDLDKALEALNKAEEYYGVVEQLTAQKQRIYLKKNNLEMAIKEGEKLIEAHPGNSRYVLSLVDILFNNNKKNQALELVLSTLSSYPNQPDIKMAAYNLYKDRNENQLANKYLKEAFANPDLEGIVKAKAFSDILTQMQNTSRDQLLDSLSKPLETYHLNNPETLIALGDYRLQQKDAKKAINYYSKAVNITPENEQLYQQLIPLMFENQEPFEEIAEIASKATENFPESAVFWFYLGTAKSASKENEMAKSALEKSIELNNTSNPQLAMMANSQLGDVLYSLGEKEKAFSIYEEVLSQNANNEHILNNYAYFLSLEKKNLEKALNMSQKLVKKYPDNPTYLDTHAWVLFQLDRYEEARPFMEKALEKESEPSGVMFEHYGDIMYKIGEKKIALDYWKKAMSMEDTSEFLALKIKNKTYYE; this is translated from the coding sequence CCCATAGGAGAGGCTTATGCTCAGAAGAAACTTAGTCGAAAAGAACGGAAGGCAAAAGAAAAGGAAATGATGGCCAGTAGGTTGTTTATTGAGGGACAGAAAAACCTCATGCTTGACGATTATGAAAAGGCCTATTTCTACTTTTTAAAAGCCTTAGAGTTTAAAGAAGAGGAAAGTGCTATTCATTTTAAACTTTCCCAAATGATGGTACGTGCCAAACAGTATGAAAAGGCTTTATCCTATGGACAAAGGGCACTAGAATTGGATCCTGATAATAAATATTACCATTTACAAATAGCAGAAATCTATAATAGTCAGAACAAAACCAAAGAAGCAGCCGGAGTTCTAGAAAATTTAATGGCCAAGGAGGGCAATTATAGACAATATATCCTAGATCTTGCTTCTTTGTATTTAAAACTTCAGGACCTTGACAAAGCATTGGAAGCTTTAAATAAAGCAGAGGAGTATTATGGAGTAGTGGAGCAATTGACCGCTCAAAAACAGCGAATTTACCTCAAGAAAAACAACCTGGAAATGGCAATTAAGGAAGGCGAAAAGCTTATTGAGGCCCATCCGGGAAATTCAAGGTATGTTCTATCTTTGGTAGATATTTTGTTCAACAATAACAAGAAGAATCAAGCCTTGGAATTGGTATTATCTACCTTATCGTCCTACCCTAATCAACCGGACATTAAAATGGCGGCGTATAACTTGTACAAAGACCGTAATGAAAATCAACTGGCAAACAAATATTTGAAAGAGGCTTTTGCCAACCCGGATTTGGAAGGCATTGTTAAAGCAAAAGCATTTTCTGATATCCTAACACAAATGCAAAACACTTCAAGAGATCAATTACTGGACAGCCTTTCCAAACCTTTAGAGACTTACCATCTCAATAATCCCGAAACCCTGATCGCTTTGGGAGACTACCGGCTACAGCAAAAGGATGCCAAAAAAGCCATAAATTATTATTCCAAAGCTGTAAACATAACTCCGGAAAACGAACAACTATACCAACAATTGATTCCATTGATGTTTGAAAACCAAGAACCTTTTGAGGAGATCGCTGAGATTGCTTCAAAGGCTACAGAAAATTTCCCTGAAAGTGCTGTGTTTTGGTTTTATTTAGGCACTGCGAAGTCTGCCAGCAAGGAAAATGAAATGGCCAAATCTGCATTAGAAAAATCAATCGAATTAAATAACACTTCAAACCCCCAGTTGGCCATGATGGCAAACTCCCAATTGGGAGATGTGCTCTATAGTTTGGGAGAAAAGGAAAAGGCTTTTTCAATCTATGAAGAAGTTTTGTCGCAAAACGCAAATAATGAGCATATATTGAATAATTATGCCTATTTTCTCTCCTTAGAAAAAAAGAATTTAGAGAAAGCACTGAACATGTCCCAAAAGTTGGTCAAAAAATATCCTGATAACCCAACTTATTTAGACACACATGCATGGGTATTGTTTCAGTTGGACAGGTATGAAGAAGCCCGTCCTTTTATGGAAAAAGCATTGGAAAAAGAAAGCGAACCAAGTGGGGTAATGTTTGAACATTATGGTGACATCATGTACAAGATTGGAGAGAAAAAAATAGCGCTAGACTACTGGAAAAAGGCCATGTCTATGGAGGACACCTCTGAATTTTTGGCACTTAAAATCAAAAACAAAACATACTATGAGTAA
- a CDS encoding DUF4292 domain-containing protein: MSKAKILTYFLGMVMLWSCARKPMSYTADKTMDEFNPNYLDFNYLTAKGRITLEEQDGKITKGVLNIRVKKDSVIWFNMSPGLGIEALRGFISTDKIKIRDRINGQRIDMDYAEFQKKYGVPLSFSLFQNLLFANLPHEFSYRDRLVRVGKSFILNQERENIKYETNIDAGHGKVTQLESEASQTRSGSLEASYMDFREVSNQPFPYQAIIKMVLSLPDRPKTNFFLNVEMIKVELTDAPLNFPYNF; the protein is encoded by the coding sequence ATGAGTAAAGCGAAAATATTGACCTACTTTTTGGGGATGGTGATGCTTTGGTCTTGTGCAAGAAAACCCATGTCTTATACAGCAGATAAGACCATGGATGAATTCAACCCCAATTACCTGGACTTCAACTACCTTACTGCAAAGGGAAGAATAACCCTAGAGGAGCAGGATGGAAAAATAACCAAGGGTGTATTAAACATTCGGGTGAAAAAAGACAGTGTCATTTGGTTCAATATGTCTCCTGGCTTAGGAATAGAAGCCCTTCGAGGATTCATAAGTACTGACAAAATAAAAATCAGGGACCGTATCAACGGCCAGAGAATTGACATGGACTACGCTGAATTTCAAAAGAAATATGGTGTTCCTTTGTCTTTTTCTTTGTTCCAAAACTTGCTTTTCGCCAATTTACCTCATGAATTCAGTTATAGAGACCGGCTGGTAAGGGTAGGAAAATCATTTATCTTAAATCAAGAAAGAGAGAACATAAAATACGAAACCAATATTGATGCAGGTCATGGTAAAGTTACTCAACTTGAAAGTGAAGCTTCCCAAACCCGGAGCGGAAGTCTAGAAGCTTCCTATATGGATTTTCGAGAAGTTTCCAATCAACCTTTTCCCTACCAAGCCATTATCAAAATGGTATTGAGCTTACCGGACAGGCCAAAAACAAACTTTTTCTTAAATGTAGAAATGATCAAAGTAGAATTAACGGATGCCCCACTTAATTTCCCATACAATTTTTAG